The following coding sequences are from one Diadema setosum chromosome 9, eeDiaSeto1, whole genome shotgun sequence window:
- the LOC140233007 gene encoding bromodomain-containing protein 7-like, which produces MGKKHKKYHRADRREGGYDETPEKVDRPSEPPLRLVLKVGKGSEAMVTASPSSDHYSTVDSPATPDPDYRHSHHKKKKKKKKTEHDRKRSSAAHDGTPDPEIHDDEEEDMEVSEEGTEDGGPVNPPAAKKLLLAMHERRANPSRHCKDGQAVQEKRPLSKVLENLQKTLQRKDVDGFFAWPVNDIIAPGYSSIILRPMDFSTMKKKIEKEAYSSIDEYKADFVLMCENAMKYNRPETVYYKAARKLLNTGQKVMSTERLATIKRAFGCVEGHEGKSKDRSRQRQTYKHQAEKENFSIHERQDFLRASDNVDVMATDDGSLMEQGSAVGRKSEDDDDMDEDDAKVLIQEVLEAAKAAKDRLTARQPNSKIGFLRKDKAGTTTLAFLNPDREESEDSRKVNLGMLTGRLTQGTTSLQGFKEDKRNKALPVNYLMYGPFSSYAPQYDSSFSNLSKEESDLLYSTYGDEEGLKYSQSIQEYVKDSGDFVTKLVDNLLDSLTNGEHSKTKEQIKQNHEQGTQKEQPESGNDGAAAGAASQPSDQGFKIDYDGLRSLADEGIDISFLNDMEKELTSQEKIHSETKKEVDKKLGKTAELIYELERTQNERLGRKPPPHLQYVSGPSEQEFAIAEQLTQHLKELTAKTMPANLTTAESVRRAMGVTMEPVLDSPSSPSVTSHPAPSETTESSAMPDDNALPDDIAKELEAEDDVGTAGELDGKGDDDDVVDDDVGEELLELLRDKGDGDAVVDTA; this is translated from the exons ATGGGGAAGAAGCATAAGAAGTATCACAGAGCAGACAGGAGAGAAGGAG GCTACGATGAAACCCCTGAAAAGGTGGACAGGCCTTCAGAGCCACCACTGCGTCTAGTGCTGAAGGTGGGCAAGGGGTCAGAAGCCATGGTGACAGCCTCTCCAAGCTCCGACCATTACAGCACAGTGGACTCACCAGCGACCCCTGACCCCGACTACAGGCACAGTCAtcacaagaagaaaaagaagaaaaagaaaacggaGCATGACAGGAAGAGG AGCTCTGCTGCTCATGATGGCACACCTGACCCAGAGATCCATGATGACGAGGAGGAGGACATGGAAGTGAGTGAAGAAGGGACGGAGGATGGTGGTCCAGTGAATCCTCCAGCAGCCAAGAAGCTTTTGCTTGCCATGCATGAGAGAAGGGCAAACCCATCCAGACACTGCAAGGATGGGCAAGCAG TTCAAGAGAAAAGACCACTGTCAAAAGTTTTGGAGAACCTGCAGAAGACATTACAGAG GAAAGATGTCGATGGCTTCTTTGCGTGGCCAGTTAATGACATCATTGCACCTGGCTACTCCAGCATCATCCTGCGTCCAATGGATTTCAGCACCATGAAGAAGAAAATTGAGAAGGAGGCGTATAGCTCCATTGACGAGTATAAG GCCGACTTTGTGCTGATGTGTGAGAACGCCATGAAGTACAACAGGCCGGAGACGGTATACTACAAGGCAGCGAGGAAGCTTCTCAACACGGGTCAGAAAGTCATGAGCACG GAGCGTCTAGCTACCATCAAGAGGGCTTTTGGTTGTGTGGAGGGACATGAGGGGAAGTCGAAGGACAGGTCCAGGCAGCGGCAGACGTACAAGCACCAGGCGGAGAAAGAAAACTTCTCCATCCATGAGAGGCAGGACTTCCTCCGTGCCTCTGACAACGTGGACGTCATGGCAACGGATGATGGTTCCCTCATGGAGCAGGGCAGTGCAGTGGG GAGGAAGTCGGAGGACGATGACGACATGGACGAGGACGATGCCAAGGTGCTGATTCAGGAGGTGCTTGAAGCGGCGAAGGCGGCCAAGGACAGGCTCACTGCCCGTCAGCCCAACAGCAAG ATTGGCTTCTTGCGGAAGGACAAGGCAGGCACCACAACGCTGGCCTTCCTCAACCCGGACCGGGAGGAGTCCGAGGACAGCCGCAAGGTCAACCTCGGCATGCTGACGGGACGCCTGACACAAGGCACTACCTCATTGCAGGGCTTCAAGGAAGACAAGAGGAATAAGGCCCTCCCAG TGAATTACCTGATGTACGGCCCCTTCAGTTCGTACGCCCCGCAGTATGACTCATCCTTTTCAAATCTCAGCAAAGAAGAGTCGGATCTCCTCTACAGCACATATGGCGATGAGGAGGGGCTCAAGTATTCACAAAG TATTCAGGAGTATGTCAAGGACAGTGGGGACTTTGTGACCAAGCTGGTGGACAATCTACTGGACTCGCTGACCAACGGAGAGCACAGCAAAACCAAAGAGCAAATCAAGCAG AATCATGAACAAGGCACCCAGAAGGAGCAGCCCGAAAGTGGGAATGATGGA GCGGCAGCAGGTGCGGCATCCCAACCCTCCGATCAGGGCTTCAAGATCGACTACGATGGGCTGCGCTCCCTGGCCGACGAGGGCATCGATATATCATTCCTGAATGACATGG AGAAGGAACTGACCAGCCAGGAGAAAATCCATAGCGAGACCAAGAAGGAGGTGGACAAGAAGCTGGGCAAGACGGCCGAGCTGATTTATGAGCTGGAGCGCACCCAGAACGAGCGGCTGGGCCGCAAGCCGCCCCCGCACCTCCAGTACGTCTCGGGTCCCTCGGAGCAGGAGTTTGCCATCGCTGAACAGCTGACCCAGCACCTCAAGGAGCTCACAGCCAAG ACAATGCCGGCGAACCTCACTACTGCGGAGTCCGTGCGGCGTGCCATGGGAGTCACCATGGAGCCCGTCCTCGACTCACCATCATCCCCCTCCGTAACCTCACACCCAGCTCCCAGCGAGACGACGGAGAGCAGCGCGATGCCAGACGACAACGCCCTCCCTGACGACATCGCCAAGGAGCTGGAGGCGGAGGATGACGTGGGGACCGCAGGCGAGTTGGACGGCAAGGGGGACGACGATGACGTAGTGGACGACGACGTCGGGGAGGAGCTACTGGAGTTGTTGAGGGATAAAGGAGATGGCGATGCTGTGGTGGATACAGCATAG